A genomic stretch from Anabrus simplex isolate iqAnaSimp1 chromosome 2, ASM4041472v1, whole genome shotgun sequence includes:
- the LOC136863846 gene encoding uncharacterized protein encodes MYKECKGGLSFERSSSKPTMRKYYQLILVIVALVSALLALYYHHQYIRIHNVMEVLNFFGKPGQTASTYDCSSINITNHDQKSLSFADPMPVWQRISDTHFAYSAFWEQTAHGTEIKVISVGTGNSDPRFNCSLWFEDRKEPVVGRFSFSLLDSKENSKNDVKETKIGNVNAYYFYCKTQEKIGVPYGTAFFKTDDLVPSEPLIPIQPITEKVLSENSTAVCIAPGLNPAFPRSLVFEFLSYHQLVGINNFVFYSKGVPHKTLRVLQNSTLWNLLGISLTVLPWNFPYPLAEANVAIKLAVEKDCILRAAGKVRNVAVLAWNEFIVPRYHRSLAVMFDNFDAGKKTTARFSIPRIVFCIEYDDDPHTEVSSPLILRKTAYSKQSGLDRPLHVYRPLLVSGDKVLALTTQSVSQGIAAVHHYTHCSKDDAQKLHVAEGSMAHDSAMHRFTEDLKKSRVLRAWFENKLLL; translated from the coding sequence ATGTACAAAGAATGCAAAGGTGGTCTATCATTTGAGCGAAGTTCATCTAAACCAACAATGAGGAAGTATTATCAATTGATTTTGGTTATTGTAGCTCTAGTGAGTGCTTTGTTAGCACTTTATTATCACCACCAATATATTCGTATTCATAATGTAATGGAAGTGTTAAATTTCTTTGGCAAACCTGGACAAACAGCAAGTACTTATGACTGTTCATCTATTAATATAACTAACCATGACCAAAAATCTCTCAGTTTTGCAGATCCAATGCCTGTTTGGCAAAGGATTAGTGATACACATTTTGCTTATTCTGCATTTTGGGAACAAACTGCACATGGAACTGAAATTAAAGTGATATCCGTGGGAACTGGTAATAGTGATCCCAGGTTTAACTGTTCATTGTGGTTTGAAGATAGAAAGGAGCCAGTTGTGGGGAGGTTCAGCTTTTCCCTCCTGGATTCAAAAGAGAATAGTAAGAACGATGTTAAAGAAACAAAGATTGGAAATGTGAAtgcttattatttttattgtaaaacTCAGGAAAAGATTGGTGTGCCCTATGGAACTGCATTCTTTAAGACTGATGATTTGGTGCCTTCTGAACCGTTAATCCCCATCCAACCTATCACGGAAAAAGTATTGTCAGAGAACAGTACAGCAGTGTGCATTGCTCCAGGATTAAATCCTGCTTTCCCACGTTCCTTAGTGTTTGAATTTCTCAGTTACCATCAGCTTGTaggtataaataattttgttttctacAGTAAGGGCGTTCCCCATAAAACATTACGTGTTCTTCAGAACTCAACTTTGTGGAATCTACTTGGCATTAGTTTAACTGTACTACCCTGGAATTTTCCATACCCACTTGCAGAAGCAAATGTAGCAATCAAATTGGCAGTGGAGAAGGACTGCATCTTGCGAGCTGCTGGTAAAGTTCGTAATGTTGCAGTACTTGCTTGGAATGAATTTATTGTTCCAAGGTATCATCGTTCGCTTGCTGTTATGTTTGATAACTTTGATGCTGGGAAGAAAACAACAGCTAGGTTTTCTATTCCAAGAATAGTTTTTTGCATTGAATATGACGATGACCCTCACACTGAAGTTTCTTCTCCGCTGATCCTTCGCAAGACTGCATATTCCAAACAAAGTGGCCTTGATAGACCATTGCATGTGTACCGTCCTCTCCTTGTATCAGGTGATAAAGTACTAGCACTCACTACCCAGAGCGTCTCTCAAGGCATAGCTGCAGTTCATCACTATACACATTGCTCAAAAGATGATGCTCAAAAATTGCATGTTGCAGAGGGAAGTATGGCTCATGATTCTGCCATGCATAGGTTTACTGAAGATTTGAAAAAGTCGAGAGTACTAAGAGCATGGTTTGAAAATAAACTCcttctataa